A genomic region of Halomonas aestuarii contains the following coding sequences:
- a CDS encoding GNAT family N-acetyltransferase, with the protein MELARYESSQAAEVQALFVETFAEAEGQEEGNLVGGLVQELLRDADPCDVQGFVAMEQGRVVAGIVFSRLRFESPAEAFLLSPVAVHPAHQGRGIGQRLIRFGLDSLKAQGATHAFTYGDPAFYSRVGFVPVSETMAAAPFRLSQPEGWLGQGLGGEMVPLAGVPRCVAAFDDPAYW; encoded by the coding sequence ATGGAACTGGCTCGGTATGAATCGTCCCAGGCGGCGGAGGTGCAGGCGCTGTTCGTCGAGACCTTCGCCGAGGCGGAGGGGCAGGAGGAGGGCAACCTGGTCGGCGGCCTGGTGCAGGAGCTGTTGCGCGATGCTGACCCTTGCGACGTGCAGGGCTTCGTGGCCATGGAGCAGGGGCGGGTCGTGGCTGGCATCGTCTTCTCGCGGCTCCGGTTCGAATCGCCGGCCGAGGCGTTCCTGCTGTCACCCGTGGCGGTGCATCCCGCGCATCAGGGCCGGGGCATCGGCCAGCGCCTGATACGCTTCGGGCTCGACAGCCTGAAGGCACAGGGCGCGACCCATGCCTTCACCTATGGGGATCCCGCCTTCTATTCGCGTGTCGGGTTCGTGCCCGTGTCCGAGACGATGGCCGCGGCGCCCTTCAGGCTGTCCCAGCCGGAGGGCTGGCTCGGCCAGGGGCTCGGCGGGGAGATGGTGCCCCTGGCCGGGGTGCCGCGCTGCGTCGCCGCCTTCGATGATCCCGCCTATTGGTAG
- a CDS encoding HNH endonuclease: MTSRKKFIESVGATCKNWNWSWSFVNHDERFVIFGLWDVHKDGLIFDSEWRGAGRSQSLEHIRLVEEEGYKLKTFPMQYSEKSGGTAKIKSFDPVLEEKFLVGVSGCWYALGDEDEAGVSLAEEVFEPEKYIEGATRKISVNSYERNPKARKKCLDYYGYKCFVCNFDFEDFYGKIGRNFIHVHHEVALSEIKEEYEVDPIKDLKPLCPNCHAIIHRTMPPVEVSKLVAVLNSKRTREL; encoded by the coding sequence GTGACTAGTAGGAAAAAATTCATAGAATCAGTAGGGGCAACTTGCAAGAATTGGAATTGGAGCTGGTCATTTGTCAATCATGATGAACGTTTCGTCATATTTGGGCTTTGGGATGTGCATAAAGATGGTTTGATATTTGATAGTGAGTGGAGGGGGGCTGGTCGATCTCAATCCTTAGAGCATATCCGTCTAGTTGAGGAGGAAGGTTATAAGTTAAAAACTTTCCCAATGCAGTATTCTGAGAAAAGTGGTGGGACCGCTAAGATAAAAAGCTTCGACCCTGTGCTCGAGGAAAAGTTTTTGGTAGGGGTTTCGGGGTGCTGGTATGCCCTAGGTGATGAAGATGAAGCAGGCGTTTCTTTAGCAGAAGAGGTGTTTGAGCCTGAAAAGTATATTGAAGGTGCTACAAGGAAGATATCTGTAAATTCGTATGAAAGAAATCCTAAGGCAAGAAAAAAATGTTTGGATTACTATGGGTATAAATGCTTTGTTTGTAATTTTGATTTTGAAGATTTTTACGGAAAAATTGGGCGTAATTTTATACATGTCCACCATGAAGTGGCGTTATCTGAAATTAAGGAAGAGTATGAGGTCGACCCTATAAAAGATCTCAAACCTTTGTGCCCTAATTGCCATGCAATTATTCATAGAACGATGCCTCCCGTTGAAGTGAGTAAGCTGGTGGCGGTTTTAAATAGCAAGCGGACTAGGGAGCTGTAG
- a CDS encoding DUF2441 domain-containing protein, with protein MAKVVSADLSEFILKCDDESHHELWNHEYWILCPFRTGYVPTDGNVGPLSFGLMLHNAKMSNGLVLAQENLLDGIAPASMKSGEALKAENLLEEIRQAKYPNLPSRFRCHYLNYDKPTAEARAVDWNWHNRSLERCYIVRSGGAFHHADVALYEKLVTDSENVGLAEKYWQPFHPSKEEDQSRLEVLANSCLYFPDWENFPEVDRSALAFWNQYRGGNRADG; from the coding sequence ATGGCAAAAGTGGTTTCTGCTGACCTTTCAGAGTTCATCCTAAAATGTGATGACGAAAGCCATCATGAGCTATGGAATCATGAATATTGGATACTCTGCCCTTTTCGAACAGGCTATGTACCAACTGACGGAAATGTTGGCCCTCTTAGTTTCGGGCTCATGCTGCACAATGCAAAAATGTCTAATGGCCTTGTGCTCGCTCAAGAAAATTTGCTAGACGGCATTGCGCCAGCTTCGATGAAATCGGGCGAAGCTTTGAAGGCAGAGAACCTTCTTGAAGAAATACGGCAAGCAAAATATCCAAATCTACCATCACGATTTCGCTGCCACTATTTGAATTATGACAAACCCACAGCTGAAGCCAGAGCAGTAGACTGGAATTGGCATAACCGCTCACTGGAACGCTGCTATATAGTCCGCAGCGGTGGAGCCTTTCATCATGCGGACGTTGCTCTATACGAAAAACTAGTTACAGACTCAGAAAATGTGGGATTAGCAGAGAAGTACTGGCAACCATTTCACCCATCAAAAGAAGAAGACCAATCGAGATTAGAGGTACTTGCAAATAGCTGCCTGTATTTTCCTGACTGGGAAAACTTCCCCGAAGTAGATAGATCCGCTCTTGCATTCTGGAACCAATATAGGGGCGGCAATCGTGCTGACGGCTAA
- a CDS encoding YbhB/YbcL family Raf kinase inhibitor-like protein, whose translation MAFALSTMQLDSSAFAAGGSIPTQHTGEGKDTSPALSWQGAPEGTKGFALICHDPDAPLVQNGSYGFVHWVLYNLPASTTSLEENSGQGTSGINDMGKPGYGGPMPPEGHGVHHYYFWVLALDKATDLPEGLSLPELLKQIEPHLIGMNRLVGTYQRG comes from the coding sequence ATGGCCTTTGCACTCTCGACCATGCAGCTGGACAGCTCCGCCTTCGCGGCGGGCGGCTCCATTCCCACGCAACACACCGGAGAGGGCAAGGATACCTCGCCGGCGCTCTCCTGGCAGGGCGCCCCGGAGGGCACGAAGGGCTTTGCGCTGATCTGCCACGACCCGGATGCCCCCCTGGTGCAGAACGGCTCCTACGGCTTCGTGCACTGGGTGCTCTACAACCTGCCCGCCTCCACGACCTCGCTCGAGGAGAACAGCGGCCAGGGGACCTCCGGCATCAACGACATGGGCAAGCCGGGCTACGGCGGCCCCATGCCGCCGGAGGGCCACGGCGTGCACCACTACTACTTCTGGGTGCTGGCGCTGGACAAGGCCACCGACCTGCCGGAAGGCCTCTCGCTGCCCGAGCTGCTCAAGCAGATCGAGCCGCACCTGATCGGCATGAACCGCCTGGTGGGCACCTACCAGCGCGGCTGA
- a CDS encoding flavodoxin family protein, with product MPRLLIVAHAPSPNTLRLREAAARGARHPDIEDVEVVVMPPLEAGPEDVRACDAILLGTTENLGTMSGALKDFFDRSYYPVLEEKQGLPCALYVRAGHDGTGTRRAVESIVTGLRWKWVQAPLILRGDWQQGFADRVEELGMAMAAGLDSGIL from the coding sequence ATGCCTCGCCTGCTGATCGTCGCCCATGCGCCCTCGCCCAACACCCTCCGGCTGCGGGAAGCCGCGGCGCGCGGCGCCCGCCATCCGGACATCGAGGACGTGGAGGTGGTGGTCATGCCGCCGCTGGAGGCGGGCCCCGAGGACGTGCGGGCCTGCGATGCCATCCTGCTCGGCACCACCGAGAACCTGGGCACCATGAGCGGCGCCCTCAAGGACTTCTTCGACCGCAGCTACTATCCCGTGCTGGAGGAGAAGCAGGGGCTGCCCTGTGCCCTCTACGTGCGCGCCGGCCATGACGGCACGGGTACCCGACGAGCGGTGGAGAGTATCGTCACCGGCCTGCGCTGGAAGTGGGTGCAGGCGCCGCTGATCCTGCGCGGTGACTGGCAGCAGGGGTTCGCGGATCGGGTGGAGGAGCTGGGGATGGCGATGGCCGCGGGACTCGACAGCGGCATCCTGTAG